The proteins below are encoded in one region of Microbacterium pygmaeum:
- the topA gene encoding type I DNA topoisomerase, giving the protein MATGKKLVIVESPTKMKSIQGYLGDDYEVLSSVGHIRDLASKKDIPADKKSAYGKYSIDIDNDFDPYYVVNDRKTKTVAELKRALKGADEVLLATDEDREGEAIAWHLLEVLKPKVPVRRMVFHEITKDAIRAAVDNTRELDLALVDAQETRRVLDRLYGWDVSPVLWRKVGSGREGAALSAGRVQSAATRMVVDRERERMAFVSAGYWDVEALAVKQEKAGEAESFTTRLARVGGSPLARGTDFDDRGQLKKAVVVLDEQKARALAAAVEGVGQASVTALEAKPGTRSPKPPFTTSTLQQESGRKLSMSAKHAMSVAQRLYEKGFITYMRTDSTALSTQAIRAAREQAVELYGAKAVPLNPRVYKSNSKNAQEAHEAIRPSGEQFRRPTEVSGELDRDEQRMYDLIWKRTIASQMSDAKYETTTVTLAVDATIEGVTQKAEFTASGTVYTFKGFLEAYEEGRDEKRNEADKADDQSLPVLAVGDTLRLKDVEPKGHATTPKPRYTEASLVKALEEKGIGRPSTFASIIDVILDRGYVTKRGQALVPSWLAFSVVRLLEEHFADLVDYDFTAALEDDLDAIARGEQQRTAWLREFYFGSDAHVGLRNIVDNLGEIDARELNATRISDTTTLRFGKYGPYLDVIDPADADAPPRRVNIPEELAPDELTVEKAQELIDAPVAGNRVLGENPDNGKLVIVKDGRFGPYIEENDPEDPTAVDESTGEVIEEAPKKAPAKRGAAKKDAAPKPRTASLFKSMSVDTIDLETALRLLDLPRTVGTDPESGEPITAQNGRYGPYLKKGTDSRTLDSEQLIFDIDLEQALAVYALPKYGARRASSALKEFENDPVSGKQIKLKDGRFGPYVTDGETNATIPRGETAMDVTFERAVQLIADKRAKGPAPKRAPARKASTTRKTPAAKK; this is encoded by the coding sequence TTGGCAACAGGCAAGAAGCTCGTCATCGTCGAGTCACCGACGAAGATGAAGTCGATCCAGGGCTACCTCGGCGATGACTACGAGGTGCTCAGTTCGGTCGGTCACATCCGCGACCTCGCGAGCAAGAAGGACATCCCGGCTGACAAGAAGTCGGCGTACGGCAAGTACTCGATCGACATCGACAACGACTTCGACCCCTACTACGTCGTCAACGATCGCAAGACCAAGACGGTCGCCGAGCTGAAGCGCGCGCTCAAGGGCGCCGACGAAGTCCTGCTCGCCACTGATGAGGACCGCGAGGGCGAAGCCATCGCCTGGCACCTCCTCGAGGTGCTCAAGCCGAAGGTGCCCGTGCGCCGGATGGTCTTCCACGAGATCACCAAGGACGCCATCCGCGCGGCCGTGGACAACACCCGCGAACTTGATCTCGCGCTGGTCGACGCCCAGGAGACCCGCCGGGTCCTGGACCGCCTCTACGGCTGGGACGTCTCCCCGGTCCTGTGGCGAAAGGTCGGCAGCGGACGTGAGGGAGCCGCGCTCAGCGCCGGCCGCGTGCAGTCCGCCGCGACGCGAATGGTCGTCGATCGCGAGCGCGAGCGCATGGCGTTCGTGTCGGCCGGCTACTGGGACGTCGAGGCCCTCGCCGTCAAGCAGGAGAAGGCGGGCGAAGCCGAGAGCTTCACGACGCGCCTGGCCCGCGTCGGCGGCTCGCCGCTGGCCCGAGGCACCGACTTCGACGATCGCGGTCAGCTGAAGAAGGCCGTCGTCGTCCTCGACGAGCAGAAGGCCCGAGCACTGGCCGCCGCCGTCGAAGGCGTGGGACAGGCATCCGTCACCGCCCTCGAGGCGAAGCCCGGAACGCGCAGCCCCAAGCCGCCGTTCACCACCTCGACGCTGCAGCAGGAATCCGGTCGCAAGCTCTCGATGAGCGCCAAGCACGCCATGAGCGTCGCGCAGCGCCTGTACGAGAAGGGGTTCATCACCTATATGCGCACCGACTCGACGGCGCTCAGCACGCAGGCGATCCGCGCCGCACGCGAGCAGGCCGTTGAGCTGTACGGGGCCAAGGCCGTGCCGCTGAACCCCCGTGTCTACAAGAGCAACAGCAAGAACGCCCAGGAGGCGCACGAGGCGATCCGTCCCTCGGGCGAGCAGTTCCGGCGGCCGACCGAGGTGTCGGGGGAGCTGGATCGCGACGAGCAGCGCATGTACGACCTCATCTGGAAGCGGACGATCGCCAGCCAGATGTCGGATGCGAAGTACGAGACCACGACCGTCACGCTGGCCGTGGACGCCACAATCGAAGGCGTCACCCAGAAGGCCGAGTTCACTGCGTCGGGCACCGTCTACACGTTCAAGGGATTCCTCGAGGCGTACGAGGAAGGGCGAGACGAGAAGCGCAACGAAGCAGACAAGGCCGACGACCAGTCGCTTCCCGTCCTCGCAGTCGGCGACACGCTGCGTCTGAAGGACGTCGAGCCCAAGGGCCACGCCACCACGCCCAAGCCCCGCTACACCGAGGCGAGCCTGGTCAAGGCGCTCGAGGAGAAGGGGATCGGCCGACCGTCGACGTTCGCGAGCATCATCGACGTGATCCTGGATCGCGGCTACGTGACCAAGCGCGGCCAGGCGCTCGTGCCGAGCTGGCTGGCCTTCAGCGTGGTCCGGCTGCTCGAGGAGCATTTCGCGGACCTCGTCGACTACGACTTCACCGCCGCCCTGGAAGACGACCTCGATGCGATCGCCCGCGGCGAACAGCAGCGCACCGCGTGGCTGCGGGAGTTCTACTTCGGCTCGGATGCGCACGTCGGGCTTCGCAACATCGTCGACAACCTCGGCGAGATCGACGCCCGCGAACTGAACGCGACGCGGATCAGCGACACCACGACGCTGCGCTTCGGCAAGTACGGACCGTATCTCGATGTCATCGACCCGGCCGACGCGGACGCACCGCCGCGGCGTGTGAACATCCCCGAAGAGCTGGCGCCGGACGAGCTCACCGTGGAGAAGGCGCAGGAGCTCATCGACGCCCCGGTCGCGGGCAATCGCGTCCTCGGCGAGAATCCCGACAACGGCAAGCTCGTCATCGTCAAGGACGGCCGGTTCGGCCCGTACATCGAGGAGAACGACCCGGAAGACCCGACCGCGGTCGACGAGAGCACGGGCGAAGTCATCGAGGAAGCACCCAAGAAGGCGCCCGCCAAGCGCGGAGCCGCCAAGAAGGATGCTGCGCCCAAGCCGCGCACCGCGTCGCTGTTCAAGAGCATGTCGGTGGACACGATCGATCTCGAGACGGCACTGCGCCTTCTGGATCTGCCGCGCACCGTCGGCACCGACCCTGAGTCCGGCGAACCGATCACGGCCCAGAACGGCCGCTACGGCCCCTACCTGAAGAAGGGGACCGACTCGCGCACCCTGGATTCCGAGCAGCTCATCTTCGACATCGATCTCGAGCAGGCGCTCGCCGTGTACGCGCTTCCGAAGTACGGCGCCCGCCGTGCCTCCAGCGCGCTGAAGGAGTTCGAGAACGACCCGGTCAGCGGCAAGCAGATCAAGCTGAAGGACGGACGGTTCGGGCCGTACGTCACGGACGGCGAGACCAACGCCACGATCCCGCGCGGCGAGACCGCGATGGACGTGACCTTCGAACGTGCGGTCCAGCTCATCGCGGACAAGCGGGCCAAGGGTCCGGCGCCCAAGCGCGCTCCGGCGCGCAAGGCGTCGACGACCCGCAAGACGCCCGCCGCCAAGAAATGA
- the tmk gene encoding dTMP kinase: MTAGLFLTFEGGDGVGKTTQAAILEEWLTARGRSVVRTREPGGTEVGVLVRDIVLHHRGEVAARAEALLYAADRAQHIETVVRPALERGDVVIQDRYIDSSVAYQGAGRILGRDEVRDLSLWATGGLLPDLTVLLDLDPARARERLEADDKPFDRLEAEKSVFHDRVREEFLALAASEPERFLVLDAARAASDLATDIQGRVQALQGGTVGTAD, from the coding sequence ATGACGGCGGGCCTCTTCCTCACCTTCGAGGGCGGTGACGGGGTCGGCAAGACGACCCAGGCGGCGATCCTGGAGGAGTGGCTCACCGCTCGCGGGAGGAGCGTCGTGCGCACCCGCGAACCGGGCGGAACCGAGGTGGGCGTGCTGGTGCGCGACATCGTGCTGCACCATCGCGGCGAGGTCGCGGCGCGCGCGGAGGCGCTGCTCTACGCCGCCGATCGCGCGCAGCACATCGAGACGGTGGTGCGCCCTGCACTGGAGCGCGGGGATGTCGTGATCCAGGATCGCTACATCGACTCGTCGGTCGCCTATCAGGGCGCCGGTCGCATCCTCGGCCGCGACGAGGTCCGCGATCTCTCGCTGTGGGCGACCGGTGGGCTGCTGCCGGATCTGACCGTCCTGCTGGACCTCGATCCCGCCCGAGCGCGCGAGCGCCTCGAAGCCGACGACAAGCCTTTCGACCGGCTCGAGGCCGAGAAGAGCGTCTTCCACGACCGGGTGCGCGAGGAGTTCCTCGCGCTCGCCGCTTCCGAGCCGGAGCGCTTCCTCGTGCTGGATGCCGCTCGCGCGGCATCCGACCTCGCCACCGACATCCAGGGACGGGTGCAGGCCCTGCAGGGCGGAACCGTCGGAACCGCCGATTAG
- a CDS encoding DNA polymerase III subunit delta', which produces MASTAVEPAPETGADAVPWGAVWGQDDAVAALQAAASDPSALTHAWLITGPPGSGRSTLAAAFAAALICEPGDERAMRQVLSGTHPDLAALRTEGVIISIKDARALVERSYFSPSLGRYRVIIMEDADRMTERTSNVLLKALEEPPERTVWVLCAPSDADLLPTIRSRVRTLRLREPDVEDVARLISQRTGIDVSVAEQSARHAQRHIGMAQRLATDAAARARRDATLRGVLAVRGVGDAVEVAGRVVQAATEDAKALTAERDEAERSSLLRTLGIAEGAAVPPAVRSQLSALEDDQKRRATRSLRDGIDRVLTDLQSLFRDVVMLQYGRGGPGDADLINRELAEDLRALAAAWPVARALVVLDQIAETRRNLEQNVAPTLALESMLVTVASGRTL; this is translated from the coding sequence ATGGCCAGCACCGCGGTGGAGCCCGCGCCCGAGACAGGTGCGGACGCGGTCCCATGGGGCGCGGTGTGGGGGCAGGACGACGCTGTCGCGGCGCTGCAGGCCGCGGCATCCGATCCCTCCGCGCTGACGCACGCGTGGCTGATCACCGGGCCTCCGGGGTCGGGCCGCTCCACGCTCGCAGCCGCGTTCGCCGCCGCCCTGATCTGCGAACCCGGCGACGAGCGGGCGATGCGCCAGGTGCTCAGCGGCACCCACCCGGACCTGGCCGCGCTGCGTACCGAGGGCGTCATCATCTCGATCAAGGACGCCCGAGCGCTCGTCGAGCGGTCCTACTTCTCGCCGTCGCTCGGCCGGTACCGGGTGATCATCATGGAAGACGCCGACCGCATGACCGAGCGCACGTCCAACGTGCTGCTCAAGGCGCTCGAAGAGCCGCCCGAGCGCACCGTGTGGGTGCTCTGCGCGCCGAGCGACGCCGACCTCCTGCCGACCATCCGTTCCCGGGTGCGGACGCTGCGCCTCCGCGAACCCGATGTCGAGGACGTCGCCCGACTCATCTCGCAGCGCACCGGGATCGACGTCTCGGTCGCGGAGCAGTCCGCCCGGCATGCACAACGGCACATCGGGATGGCGCAGCGGCTGGCCACGGACGCAGCCGCACGCGCCCGTCGTGATGCGACACTGCGCGGCGTCCTTGCGGTGCGCGGCGTGGGAGATGCCGTGGAGGTGGCGGGGCGCGTCGTCCAGGCGGCCACCGAAGACGCCAAGGCGCTCACCGCTGAGCGCGATGAGGCCGAGCGATCCTCGCTGCTGCGCACGCTCGGCATCGCCGAGGGCGCCGCCGTACCGCCGGCGGTGCGCTCGCAGCTCAGCGCCCTCGAGGACGATCAGAAACGTCGCGCGACCAGGAGCCTGCGCGACGGCATCGATCGGGTGCTCACCGATCTGCAGTCGCTGTTCCGCGACGTGGTGATGCTCCAGTACGGCCGCGGCGGCCCGGGCGACGCCGATCTTATCAACCGCGAACTGGCGGAGGACCTCCGCGCCCTCGCCGCGGCCTGGCCCGTCGCCCGCGCCCTCGTCGTCCTGGACCAGATCGCCGAGACTCGGCGCAACCTCGAACAGAACGTCGCCCCGACCCTCGCCCTCGAAAGCATGCTCGTGACCGTTGCGAGCGGGAGGACCCTGTGA